The stretch of DNA AACGCCAGGTTCATCCGGAAGTTTTAAGCGCTTGTCTCGTTCCATACGGTACTGAAAACTTTCGGCCTTCTTTGCTTTGTCTTTTTTTGCCGAAGTTTTTTTTACTTTGAGCAGGTCTTCCAGAGCCGGAATGCTGGTAATGTCTTTTTTGTGCAGCTCTTTGACAAGCTCCTGCCAGATCATGACGGTGGCCTCGGCATGGGATGAAGCTCGATTATCAAGATGCAACGTCGGTCCAAAAAATCCACTGATCGCCCTCATATTATAACTGGTCATTCGCGGAAAAAGCATTTTGCTTAACTTTTGTGTGCAGATGAAATTTAAAGAGACTTGCTCTTCCGGAAAGTGCTCCTTAAAAGCAGCTTCAAGAAAAGTTTTCTCGAAGGTCGCATAGTGAGCGACGGCGTACACGTTGGACTCCGCCTGAATTTGCCGTTTTAACGTCTCTAAAACAGAGAGCACGGGCTTCGCATGGGACATTTCCTGCTCTGTGATTCCGGTCATCTCTCGGACTAAACGAGGAATCACCTTTCCCTCTGGGAGTTGAATCAGATGGGTTTCCACCGAGGACGACGCTCGATCCTTGAGAGAAGTCATGCACCACGACAGCTCCAGTAACTCCCCCTGGGACGGATGAGTGGCTGTCGTTTGGCAGTCAATAAAAAGAAAGCGCTGACTATGGAGATCCATCATCGCTCCAAAAGGCTTGAAGATCATCGAGAATGCGTTGAGAGGCCAATTCTTGGGGATGGCCCTCAACCCAGTCCTTTGGCATTGTGCCGATAAATTTATCCTCGAGAAAACGCCTATCCATTAACACGATGAGGCCGCGATCTGAGGACGAGCGGATCACTCTCCCGGCACTCTGTATGGTTCGCGCCATTGCCGGAAAAGTGTATGCGTAATCAAAACCCGCTCCAAATTTTTTATCGTAATATTCGCGAATCTGTTCTCTTTCGAAATTAAATGCGGGTAGCGCGGGGCCGACGATAATTGCACCGATGATACTTTCTCCCGGATAATCTACGCCCTCCGAGAACACTCCTCCCTGTACGGCCATCACGATGGTCGGACGAACTTGGTCTCTCAGGTGTTGGATCACTCCTTCCACCTCGAATTTTTCCATGTTGCGCTTTTGGAGAATAATTTCGAACCCCGGGACTTGGAGTTGAGCAGAGACTTTCTCTAAAAAATCAAAACTTGGGAAAAATACAAAGTAATTTCCGGGGCGAATGCTGACGATTTTGCCAATCGCCGCTTTGATCTTCACCACATTTGCCGCCCGATCTCGAAGCTTTGTCGAAACTTGAGGGATGACCAGGATTTTGCGATTTTCTTTAGGAAATGGCGTTTCGAATTCGGCACAGACCGTGTCCTTAGCGTTGAGACCCAACAGAGCCTGATAATAGTCGAAAGGTTTCAATGTTGCAGAAAAAGCGACAACACTCGAAAAGTCTTTGTAAACATCCTTTAACCACCAAGCGGCATCACAACAGACAATTTTAACTAACGGTTTTTCGCCCAACGTTTCGTAAATAATAACAAATTCATCACGGTAACTTTCAAGAATATCTACAAACTGAACAATTAAATTGTAAATATGAACGATAGGATCATCGCGCTGGAGCGGCTCATCGCTTTCCAAGTAACTGGTTAAAAGCTTCTGGACCGTCTCACGGAGAGATTGAGCGTCGTCGGCAGTGAGGGTAATCACACTGGGCGATCGCCCTCCACTCGCTTCGGCGATGCGATCAAAAAAATATCTGGCCTCAGTTGATAGCTTTTGCACGCCACCGACAATGTCCGAGGAGGGGTTCTCGATTTTTAGAATAATCTGCTCGATCTCGCGCAAATTCAGTTCTACTGAAAAATAACCCAATGCCCGCGCGGGAAGATTATGAGCCTCATCGATGACCAAATTGGGAAGCGATGTGCTTTTACCTAATCCGTTCTTACCAAGGCGTTCACGAACATTATTGGGTGAGAAAATATAATTATAATCGCCAATAACGACGTCGGCAAAAGCCGCACTTTCCATTTGCAACTCGAAGGGACAGACTTCGTACTTCTCGGCCATGGCTTTTAGGGATCGCTCGTTCAGATTTCTTTTTTTGAGGAGTTGCTCCGCGACCTTGTGCTGGTCCAACTTCGTGTAATGATCTTTCGCGTATTCACAATAAGCGGGATCACACATCACTTCTTCTTTAAAACACATCTTGCGCTTAGCTAACAAACTCAAGGCGCGGATTGAAGTTCCTGTCTCTTGAATTCTCTCGATCGCATCCTCAGCAACGCTGTGTTGACTATTTTTCGCAGTCAAATAGATGGTCTTTTGCCCTCGCAAAAGAGAATTTTGTAAAGTAGGAAGGACGACACCCATGGTTTTACCTAACCCGGTCGGCGCTTGAATCAACATTCGACTTTCTTTTTTGAGATGATCCGCAATGGTTTCGATGAGTTCCCGCTGACCCGGACGCTGCTGCTCAAAGGGAAATGTAATATCGGCATATTTTCGACGACGTTTCCGAGCGGCTTCAAACATTTTTTCACGATCCACGACATCCTTGAGTCGACGATCGAGCCAAGCCTCGTACTCCTCAATATCTAAGGGAAGATCCATGAATTCTTGGGAATGATTGCGCGAGTTCACCAGACAAAATCTTAAATTTGCTTTTTTTCGCGTCTGCATCCAGTAGAGATATCCGTAGGTCAGCAGCTGACGGCGATAGGGATGATCGGCATCGGCGACCAGTTTGGCGTGAAGTTTTTCAACATCGTAGGCGGTCTTGATCTCTTCGATCCATAGTTCGGGCTCTTCGCAAAACCCATCCATTCGGCCACCGACGGTGATCTGGTATTTATCATACCCAAACTCATGACTGATCCATTTCTCGGGAACGAAACCGGGGAACTCCCGCAAGCGCTCCTCTTGAATCTCTAAATGAAGTTGTGTGCCCACATCCGGAAGCCCACCGTAACCGGAGTAGGTTTCGATGCTCCCCACAAGAGGGCTAGGGATGGCGAATTCGGTGATACTGAGCGCGAGCTTTTTCATCTGGCGAGTATTATGTTCCTCTCGAGAGCTCAAAGCTAGCTTCGACCCCTCATTTCCGAAATTTCGCAGCACTCTCCCTGTACTGCTTAAAATAGAGGCAGAGGGATAAATTCAGTGACTCTAAAATCGAATATGCTAAAAAATCCCCATGTCGCAAAAACCCGGTCGCCCCTCTTTCGAAGAAATTTATATGGAACTGGCCTTCGCATTAGCGCGCCGCTCGACCTGCACTCGTCTTAACGTGGGCACGGTGATCACCTCCACGGATTATCGAAAAGTTTTAGCGATTGGTTACAACGGCAACGCCGCAGGTCTACCCAACACCTGTGATCGTCACGAAGCCGGAAACTGCGGATGCCTTCACTCCGAGGAGAACGCCGTCATCAATTGCGATTCCCCCCGGGCCACCGAAAAACACGTGTTCGTCACGCATCTCCCGTGCTCCGCGTGCGCGAAACGCCTCATCAATCTGGGGGGTGTCCGGAAGATCTTCTACCAAATCCAGTACAGATCGCTGGAATCCATACAACTTCTGGAGTCCGTCAACATTCAAGTGATTCAACTTCCAGCAAAAGCGAGCGCCGAACTCCCGCAATCAGAGAGCGTGGCCGCCAAGCTTTAATAACCCAATTTGGGCCATTGATTCCAGGTACACGTGCCAATCAACTGGGGAGCCGTTCCGACGGGTGAAGAATAAATTCGTCCTACTCCGGCATTACAAATCCATTGGTCATACTTCATGCGCACAAAAAAGAGATGCATGTCCTGACGGTTTCGACTTTCCGATGTTGCAAACTCTTGAACACTGACCCCAATGGCCCAGCGGTCGTTGAGTTCGTAGCCGACACTTCCGAACCAATCATCTCCCCGATCTCCGTTTGGATTTTGGACGACTCCATTCACCGCCTGAAACACGGGCCGCGATAAACTTTTAACCTTATCATAATCTGTTTT from Bdellovibrionales bacterium encodes:
- a CDS encoding ATP-dependent DNA helicase, translated to MKKLALSITEFAIPSPLVGSIETYSGYGGLPDVGTQLHLEIQEERLREFPGFVPEKWISHEFGYDKYQITVGGRMDGFCEEPELWIEEIKTAYDVEKLHAKLVADADHPYRRQLLTYGYLYWMQTRKKANLRFCLVNSRNHSQEFMDLPLDIEEYEAWLDRRLKDVVDREKMFEAARKRRRKYADITFPFEQQRPGQRELIETIADHLKKESRMLIQAPTGLGKTMGVVLPTLQNSLLRGQKTIYLTAKNSQHSVAEDAIERIQETGTSIRALSLLAKRKMCFKEEVMCDPAYCEYAKDHYTKLDQHKVAEQLLKKRNLNERSLKAMAEKYEVCPFELQMESAAFADVVIGDYNYIFSPNNVRERLGKNGLGKSTSLPNLVIDEAHNLPARALGYFSVELNLREIEQIILKIENPSSDIVGGVQKLSTEARYFFDRIAEASGGRSPSVITLTADDAQSLRETVQKLLTSYLESDEPLQRDDPIVHIYNLIVQFVDILESYRDEFVIIYETLGEKPLVKIVCCDAAWWLKDVYKDFSSVVAFSATLKPFDYYQALLGLNAKDTVCAEFETPFPKENRKILVIPQVSTKLRDRAANVVKIKAAIGKIVSIRPGNYFVFFPSFDFLEKVSAQLQVPGFEIILQKRNMEKFEVEGVIQHLRDQVRPTIVMAVQGGVFSEGVDYPGESIIGAIIVGPALPAFNFEREQIREYYDKKFGAGFDYAYTFPAMARTIQSAGRVIRSSSDRGLIVLMDRRFLEDKFIGTMPKDWVEGHPQELASQRILDDLQAFWSDDGSP
- a CDS encoding 3'-5' exonuclease, which produces MMDLHSQRFLFIDCQTTATHPSQGELLELSWCMTSLKDRASSSVETHLIQLPEGKVIPRLVREMTGITEQEMSHAKPVLSVLETLKRQIQAESNVYAVAHYATFEKTFLEAAFKEHFPEEQVSLNFICTQKLSKMLFPRMTSYNMRAISGFFGPTLHLDNRASSHAEATVMIWQELVKELHKKDITSIPALEDLLKVKKTSAKKDKAKKAESFQYRMERDKRLKLPDEPGV